ATATGTTGTAACTTATGTTTTCTTTGATCCGATCGGAAAATCAAAGTTTCTGATGGTGCAGGGACCGAAAATGTTAGAAAGCATGATTCCGCGCATTGAATATCAAAATGAACGCTATCCGCCAGGCATCATTAAATTTTTGTTAGGCCGGAAAGAAGCCCCCGGAAGGATGAAAGTATTTTACATGCCTGCACGTATGAGGTACACTATTCTACTATATCATGAACATCAGAATCCTCTCTTTCAACGTATCATGTGCCGGGCTGTGCTGTGCCTTGGGCTCCATCCTGGCGGCTGATGCCCGTGAAGTCCATCCTTTGAACGGTTCCTGGGACTACAGCTTCAACGGGAGCCCCTCCGTGAAAGTGACGGTGCCCCACACCTGGAACGCGGAAGACGCCGCGGACGGCGTGAAGGGGAAGCGCGGAGACGCCAAGTCCGTCAACAGCGAGGTTTACCGGCGCGGCCCCGCCGTTTATACCCGCACCCTTCCGGTGGCTCCCAAGCCGGGCAAGAGGTATTTCATCCGCGGCGGGGGCGCCAGCATCGTTTCCGAGGTTTCCGTCAACGGGAAGCCTGCCGGCAGGCATGAGGGGGCGTTCACCGCCTTTTGCTATGAAATCACCCCTCTCCTGAAAAAAGGCGCCAATACGGTTTCCGTCCTGGTGGACAATACGCAGCGGGACCACATCGCGCCCCAGCGCGGGGATTTTTCCATGTTCGGCGGACTGTACCGGCCCATTGAACTGATTGAGACGGACGGCGTCTGCATTGACCCCCTCTTTTACGCCTCTCCCGGCGTTTTCATTACCACGAAGTCCCTGGACAAATCCAAAGCGGAAGTGGAGGTGAAGACCCTTCTGAATTCGGACGGGAAGGCGGGGGACGTGGATGTGGCCGTGGAAATTCTGGACATGAAGGGCAGGAAGGTGGCCGGAAAGACAGTGAAGGCCGCCGCCGGGGAAAAGAAGAATCTGGAAGTTCCCGTAACGCTGGCGATTCCCAATCCCGTGCTCTGGAACGGTGTCAGGAATCCCTACCTCTACCAGGTGAAGACCTCCGTCAGGACGGCGGACGGCCAGACGGATGAAATGGTGCAGCCGCTCGGGCTGAGGACCGTTTCCATCAATCCCAAGGAAGGTTTTGTCCTGAACGGAAAACCCATGCAGATCAGGGGAGTCAGCCGCCACCAGGATGTGAAGGGGAAGGGCTGGGCGCTCTCCCCGGAGGATGAGGCGCGGGATATCAGGCTGATTGCGGACATGGGGGCGGACGGTTTGAGAACGGGCCACTATCCCGCCTCCAGCAACGTTTACGACCTGTGCGACAAGACGGGGCTGGTTGTCTGGTCCGAGGTGCCCAACGTCAACCTGGTGCGTGATACGCCGGAGTTCCGGGAGAATAACCGCCTCCAGGCCCGGGAGATGATTTACCAGCAC
This DNA window, taken from Akkermansia muciniphila, encodes the following:
- a CDS encoding glycoside hydrolase family 2 TIM barrel-domain containing protein; this encodes MNIRILSFNVSCAGLCCALGSILAADAREVHPLNGSWDYSFNGSPSVKVTVPHTWNAEDAADGVKGKRGDAKSVNSEVYRRGPAVYTRTLPVAPKPGKRYFIRGGGASIVSEVSVNGKPAGRHEGAFTAFCYEITPLLKKGANTVSVLVDNTQRDHIAPQRGDFSMFGGLYRPIELIETDGVCIDPLFYASPGVFITTKSLDKSKAEVEVKTLLNSDGKAGDVDVAVEILDMKGRKVAGKTVKAAAGEKKNLEVPVTLAIPNPVLWNGVRNPYLYQVKTSVRTADGQTDEMVQPLGLRTVSINPKEGFVLNGKPMQIRGVSRHQDVKGKGWALSPEDEARDIRLIADMGADGLRTGHYPASSNVYDLCDKTGLVVWSEVPNVNLVRDTPEFRENNRLQAREMIYQHWNHPSICMWGIFNEIGHQPESSSKGVDMEAELTELNKFVKETDPSRMTVGASNQAGRRKLNNIPDHIAFNTYPGWYGGGPETMKGNLNGYIRDYGGKMGIAVSEYGHGASTGMHENPAKRPSPTGFWHPEEWQSQAHEINYKCIRERPEVWGSFVWNMFDFGSASRFEGENPGINDKGLVTYDRKTPKDAYFFYRANWSPQPTVYITSRRFAERTEKTVPVKVYSNAPTVRLTVNGKAAGSVKPDELKRAVWPEVTLKPGVNTITATASMGGKTYTDSCKWTLKPSGEEEKKGSERYQDPSIKKYK